One segment of Anastrepha obliqua isolate idAnaObli1 chromosome 3, idAnaObli1_1.0, whole genome shotgun sequence DNA contains the following:
- the LOC129242255 gene encoding uncharacterized protein LOC129242255 encodes MVMFIIIKVSPQQQQQTVLPQASKKAADGTQRESQVAKKHKSEGALMKSRYTKARFILSKIAKNELAGATDERDAADKLKYQQVVKEYKDFLSKKPKEDDRKKGDALKRNRSQDVIDQAPKRPKVSSSIEETKQRPFSEVVKDNLLYALIDETTNSGKVVLQKWGQVEAKLSKLVLDKHVVGAQGGFLPSFDSAGVLRGCRVIKCDDDWSRVVLERHPRARIWLPVMDLSGAEVLKCLKSHNPAVPMDDWAIVKAEKPQKSSMSFVLQINDECLPILKQQDNKMRFGLRKAKLKIFKADSNANEEDPDEVDNNIQLERLEKLDLAEDDNKSDA; translated from the exons ATGgtgatgtttataattattaaagtgTCGCCG caacaacaacaacaaacagttCTACCACAAGCATCGAAAAAGGCGGCAGACGGCACTCAGAGAGAGAGTCAGGTCGCTAAAAAGCACAAATCCGAGGGTGCTCTCATGAAATCTCGCTACACGAAGGCGAGGTTCATTCTAAGCAAGATTGCCAAAAATGAACTCGCTGGAGCGACTGACGAGCGCGACGCGGCTGACAAATTAAAATACCAGCAGGTGGTTAAGGAGTACAAAGACTTCTTATCCAAAAAACCTAAAGAAGACGACAGGAAAAAAGGCGATGCGTTGAAGAGAAACAGGTCACAGGACGTGATCGATCAGGCACCGAAGAGACCTAAGGTGTCCAGCAGCATCGAAGAAACGAAACAACGACCGTTCAGTGAGGTGGTTAAGGATAACCTCCTCTATGCACTAATCGATGAAACCACAAATAGTGGCAAAGTGGTCCTGCAGAAGTGGGGGCAAGTGGAGGCCAAACTGTCCAAGCTCGTGCTAGACAAGCATGTGGTTGGAGCACAGGGCGGATTTCTCCCTTCCTTCGATTCTGCAGGAGTACTTCGCGGCTGCAGGGTCATCAAGTGCGACGACGACTGGTCAAGGGTTGTCCTAGAAAG ACATCCTCGCGCTCGCATTTGGCTACCAGTGATGGACTTGAGCGGTGCAGAAGTGCTGAAATGCCTCAAGTCACACAACCCTGCGGTGCCGATGGACGACTGGGCAATCGTGAAGGCAGAAAAACCGCAAAAGAGCAGCATGTCATTCGTTCTGCAGATCAACGATGAGTGCCTGCCAATACTAAAACAACAAGACAACAAAATGCGGTTTGGTCTAAGAAAGGccaaactgaaaattttcaaagcagacaGCAATGCAAATGAGGAAGACCCAGACGAGGTCGACAACAACATACAGCTGGAAAGGCTAGAAAAGCTGGACCTAGCTGAAGACGACAATAAATCCGATGCCTAG